The proteins below come from a single Acidimicrobiia bacterium genomic window:
- a CDS encoding LysM domain-containing protein, which translates to MASESFLPFANDFASLYLVVLLGLSVLWFVGDRIWVLALGIATPPPEGRPRRHRRSRTASIVASALIGLMSWRLLPAAASVVPQRERVMAVSEETGSALTLRSVMVDDPQAVQPATGSDASPTRLASRVPPMSPTRAGSYMVVSGDCLWSIARSILMSESDRGAVSGAEISDLWHAIYDLNREVIGDNPNLIFPGQVFVLPER; encoded by the coding sequence GTGGCATCCGAATCGTTTCTGCCCTTCGCCAATGACTTCGCATCGTTGTATCTCGTGGTGCTGCTCGGGCTGTCGGTTCTCTGGTTCGTTGGCGACCGGATCTGGGTCCTCGCGCTCGGTATCGCAACACCACCGCCCGAGGGAAGGCCGAGGAGGCATCGGCGATCCCGGACGGCTTCGATCGTGGCCAGCGCGCTCATCGGACTCATGTCGTGGCGGCTGCTCCCGGCAGCTGCATCGGTGGTTCCGCAACGCGAGCGGGTGATGGCGGTCTCCGAGGAGACCGGATCGGCTCTGACCCTTCGCAGCGTCATGGTGGACGATCCGCAGGCGGTGCAGCCCGCTACCGGATCAGATGCCTCGCCGACGAGGCTTGCGAGCCGTGTCCCGCCGATGTCACCGACACGGGCTGGGTCATACATGGTCGTGTCCGGTGACTGCCTGTGGAGCATCGCTCGGTCCATCCTGATGAGCGAATCGGACCGCGGCGCCGTGTCGGGTGCAGAGATAAGCGATCTGTGGCACGCCATCTACGACCTGAACCGTGAGGTGATCGGCGACAACCCCAACCTCATCTTCCCGGGGCAGGTCTTCGTCCTACCGGAGAGGTGA
- a CDS encoding type II toxin-antitoxin system VapC family toxin codes for MDASAMVDLLVGSPMAAAVRDRLSGHELHVPAHFDAEVLSALGRLQRAGELTCRQVTTRLKRVAAAPIQRHLLSPLLIGAWDLRHNLRLVDAGYIELANRLDAPVVTTDAGLAAASPAAELLPAG; via the coding sequence ATGGATGCCTCTGCAATGGTTGACTTGCTCGTCGGGTCGCCAATGGCGGCCGCGGTGCGGGATCGACTCAGCGGTCACGAACTTCATGTCCCCGCTCACTTCGATGCCGAAGTGCTCTCCGCACTGGGACGCCTCCAGCGAGCGGGAGAACTCACTTGTCGTCAGGTCACCACGCGACTCAAGCGTGTTGCCGCTGCCCCGATTCAGCGTCATCTTCTCTCCCCACTCCTGATTGGAGCGTGGGACCTTCGCCACAATCTGAGGCTTGTTGACGCTGGGTACATAGAGCTTGCCAACCGACTCGATGCCCCCGTCGTGACGACCGATGCTGGATTGGCGGCCGCTTCACCGGCCGCCGAGCTCCTCCCCGCGGGCTGA
- the moaA gene encoding GTP 3',8-cyclase MoaA, with translation MVRDTLDRPMRDLRISVTDRCSFRCVYCMPREVYDKHTYLDRSAILTYAEITRIASIATSLGVTKIRLTGGEPLLRREIDTLVRSIAEIDGVSDLAMTTNGLQLAKMAAPLADAGLGRITVSLDSIDNDRFKQLVDTDVDVSVILDAIDTASAAGLGPIKINAVLRRGWNDDQVLPLAAHFRGTGHTIRFIEYMDVGTTNQWVLEDVVPSAEVAAVINSRWEIEPVEAAYRGEVAQRWRYVDGAGEIGFISSVSQPFCGSCTRLRLSAEGSLYTCLFAGSGINLRGPIRSGASDEDLTAIIHTTWTEREDRYSELRGGVPLADPKVEMSYIGG, from the coding sequence ATGGTGCGCGACACCCTCGATCGCCCGATGCGTGATCTTCGGATCTCGGTCACCGACCGGTGCAGTTTCCGGTGCGTGTACTGCATGCCGCGGGAGGTGTACGACAAGCACACCTATCTGGATCGTTCAGCCATCCTCACCTATGCCGAGATCACGAGGATTGCATCGATCGCGACCTCCCTCGGCGTGACGAAGATCCGGCTCACGGGAGGTGAGCCACTCCTCCGGCGTGAGATCGACACCCTGGTGCGGTCCATCGCCGAGATCGATGGTGTCTCCGACCTCGCGATGACCACCAACGGCCTCCAACTGGCGAAGATGGCGGCACCACTCGCCGACGCGGGGCTCGGAAGGATCACGGTGAGCCTCGACTCGATCGACAACGACCGGTTCAAGCAGCTCGTCGACACGGATGTCGATGTTTCGGTGATTCTCGACGCGATCGACACGGCATCCGCAGCAGGGCTCGGACCGATCAAGATCAACGCTGTGTTACGCAGGGGATGGAACGACGATCAGGTTCTTCCCCTCGCTGCGCACTTCCGTGGAACGGGGCACACGATCCGCTTCATCGAGTACATGGATGTCGGCACAACCAACCAATGGGTGCTCGAAGATGTGGTCCCCTCAGCAGAAGTCGCTGCTGTGATCAACAGCCGCTGGGAGATCGAACCCGTCGAGGCAGCATACCGGGGTGAGGTCGCGCAGCGGTGGCGCTATGTGGACGGCGCAGGGGAGATCGGCTTCATCTCCTCCGTCAGTCAGCCGTTCTGTGGTTCGTGTACGAGACTTCGGCTCTCAGCCGAAGGCAGCCTGTACACCTGTCTGTTCGCCGGTTCCGGCATTAACCTGCGAGGCCCGATCCGATCCGGAGCGAGCGACGAGGACCTCACCGCGATCATCCACACGACATGGACGGAACGGGAGGACCGGTATTCGGAGCTCCGGGGCGGTGTTCCCCTCGCCGATCCCAAGGTCGAGATGAGCTACATCGGCGGGTAG
- the folE gene encoding GTP cyclohydrolase I FolE, whose product MADHNDEVPPARVHEISSPYVTRAEGFDDSAEVYAPRLEDLVRSQLVEIGEDPDRAGLQRTPLRVAKALDFLTSGYTTSLDDVVNGAIFDAEGAEEMVVVRDVEFYSMCEHHMLPFFGSATVAYLPKGKIIGLSKIARIVDVYARRLQVQERLTNQVADALLNILDPHGVGVVMEGKHLCMMMRGVQKQESNMVTSSMRGTFRSDARTRAEFLDLVT is encoded by the coding sequence ATGGCGGATCACAACGACGAGGTGCCCCCGGCGCGCGTGCACGAGATCAGCTCACCGTATGTGACAAGGGCCGAAGGATTCGATGATTCGGCGGAGGTCTATGCCCCCCGGCTTGAGGACCTCGTACGGTCCCAGCTCGTCGAGATCGGCGAGGATCCCGATCGGGCGGGTCTTCAGCGAACTCCGTTGCGGGTCGCCAAGGCACTCGACTTCCTCACCAGCGGCTACACGACCTCGCTTGACGATGTGGTCAACGGAGCGATCTTCGACGCGGAGGGCGCCGAAGAAATGGTCGTGGTGCGAGATGTGGAGTTCTACTCGATGTGCGAACACCACATGTTGCCCTTCTTCGGGAGTGCAACCGTGGCATACCTGCCAAAGGGCAAGATCATCGGCCTTTCCAAGATCGCCAGAATCGTCGATGTCTACGCTCGGCGCCTTCAGGTACAGGAACGGCTCACGAACCAGGTCGCGGACGCCCTTTTGAACATCCTCGACCCGCACGGTGTCGGTGTCGTGATGGAGGGCAAGCACCTGTGCATGATGATGCGCGGCGTCCAAAAGCAGGAGAGCAACATGGTGACCAGCTCCATGCGCGGCACCTTCCGCTCCGACGCCCGAACCCGCGCCGAATTCCTCGACCTCGTCACCTGA
- the folB gene encoding dihydroneopterin aldolase, with amino-acid sequence MEQSDHLDRIVIRDLSLRGIIGINPDERVNEQEILVNAVLFTDTRPAAESDDINDAVNYRTITKEMIAHIEGGRPMLVERLASELAGICLAHDGVERVTVTVEKPGALRHARSVGISITRSRVDNGED; translated from the coding sequence ATGGAGCAATCGGACCATCTGGACCGGATCGTCATCCGCGACCTGTCACTGCGCGGCATCATCGGGATCAACCCGGACGAACGGGTCAACGAACAGGAGATCCTCGTCAATGCCGTGCTGTTCACCGACACTCGGCCAGCAGCCGAGTCTGACGACATCAACGACGCGGTCAACTACCGAACCATCACCAAGGAGATGATTGCCCACATCGAGGGAGGGAGGCCGATGCTCGTTGAGCGACTCGCGAGCGAACTGGCCGGCATCTGTTTGGCCCACGACGGTGTTGAGCGGGTCACGGTCACGGTCGAGAAGCCCGGTGCGCTTCGCCACGCGCGATCCGTGGGAATCAGCATCACCCGATCGCGCGTTGATAACGGCGAGGACTGA
- a CDS encoding SDR family oxidoreductase gives MDLEGRTAVVTGGGVRVGRAICLALARAGARVYIHYNLSDVAATEVRDEILSDGGTAAIGSADLSAPLSASMLMADAAAALGPVSILVNSASIFPKDSLADVTLEGVRDARSVSLESPLMLIKAMAEALPEEMDGAVVNISDVRTAHPYREHLSYLLAKGGLDTLTRVAALELAPRIRVNAVAPGVILPPVDEDGTYAERLAATLPLARVGGAEVVADTVVFLCRNDFITGEIVRVDGGGHLL, from the coding sequence ATGGATCTTGAGGGTCGAACCGCAGTGGTCACGGGCGGAGGCGTCCGTGTCGGGCGGGCGATCTGCCTCGCCCTTGCACGCGCCGGCGCCCGGGTCTACATCCACTACAACTTGAGCGATGTCGCCGCGACCGAGGTCCGAGACGAGATCCTCAGCGACGGGGGAACGGCTGCCATCGGTTCGGCCGACCTCTCGGCCCCGCTGTCCGCTTCGATGCTGATGGCGGACGCAGCCGCCGCGCTCGGCCCCGTATCGATCCTCGTCAACAGCGCATCGATCTTCCCGAAGGACTCTCTGGCCGATGTCACCCTTGAAGGCGTCCGGGATGCAAGGTCGGTGTCCCTGGAGTCGCCGCTGATGCTGATCAAGGCCATGGCTGAAGCCCTGCCCGAGGAGATGGACGGTGCGGTCGTCAACATCTCGGATGTGCGTACAGCCCATCCGTACCGGGAGCACCTGTCGTACCTGCTCGCGAAAGGGGGTTTGGACACGCTCACCCGGGTCGCCGCCCTCGAGCTCGCGCCGCGGATCCGCGTCAATGCGGTGGCGCCGGGTGTCATCTTGCCCCCCGTCGACGAGGACGGCACCTATGCCGAACGCCTCGCAGCGACCCTGCCCCTCGCACGCGTCGGGGGCGCAGAGGTGGTCGCCGACACGGTGGTCTTCTTGTGCCGCAACGACTTCATCACCGGCGAGATCGTTCGGGTCGATGGTGGCGGCCACCTCCTGTAA
- a CDS encoding alpha/beta-hydrolase family protein, with the protein MWAGAALSGFAAVDSFSPSLMPRTTGHQALLAGLSGTAGWVAGSAIYAMGARTDSAVSDTAIMTTIATAGLASRNLIPWHEQEPPWRAPVRSMSTIVGAGAASAATITAVRNSRRRIAVGVAVGGVGALIGAVSVRREIADQAVNRDALDRDPPKPWRALIQGAGILGGLGALIGGYRSSGGALARIMNRRLGVPPQVARYTGDVLATAVWVLGVRTAYQSVSTGLARYDRVVDPGYDQPPTTPARSGGPGSEVPWSRLGRQGRRFITDAPTRDDIATVMGTSAVAEPVRVFVGYDAARSAEARVALAMAELKRTGAFDREVLIVSCPAGTGYVNTLPMEVADYALLGNCAAVAVQYARLPSLMALQHTRSGANHHRLLLAAIRDHLDLVPTEDRPRLVVYGESLGAWAGQDAFIGGDVISIRAFGVSEALWVGTPYYSKWRHEALYEGRAPEGTIEQVNDIGQLDTDSHERIVTLLTHYNDPVDRLNATMFYREPSWLMESPRKPGISPRQRWRPIITAFQSIVDAANATNPTPGVFRSVGHDYRADLPAVTVAAYRLPEPTPQQWARMLARLQRDERARVNAMRLAEKPLFVLSDEDLGQ; encoded by the coding sequence GTGTGGGCCGGCGCAGCTCTGTCAGGATTCGCGGCGGTCGACTCGTTCAGCCCGTCGCTCATGCCGAGAACGACCGGGCACCAGGCGCTCCTCGCTGGGCTTTCGGGCACCGCAGGGTGGGTCGCGGGTTCTGCCATCTATGCGATGGGGGCGAGGACCGACAGCGCGGTGTCCGACACCGCCATCATGACAACGATCGCAACGGCCGGTCTTGCATCGCGAAACCTCATCCCGTGGCATGAACAGGAGCCGCCATGGAGGGCACCGGTGCGGTCCATGTCCACCATCGTCGGCGCGGGCGCCGCGTCGGCGGCCACCATCACAGCGGTTCGCAACTCGCGACGCCGGATAGCGGTAGGAGTCGCAGTTGGGGGTGTCGGAGCACTCATCGGAGCAGTCAGCGTCCGGCGCGAGATCGCCGATCAGGCCGTCAACCGGGACGCCCTCGACCGGGATCCCCCGAAGCCATGGCGGGCCCTCATCCAAGGTGCAGGAATTCTCGGAGGTCTCGGGGCCCTGATCGGGGGCTACCGGTCGTCGGGCGGAGCGCTTGCCCGAATCATGAACCGCCGCCTCGGCGTACCGCCCCAGGTCGCGAGATACACGGGAGATGTCCTCGCGACGGCGGTGTGGGTCCTCGGCGTGAGGACGGCGTATCAGTCCGTTTCGACCGGGCTTGCCCGCTACGATCGTGTCGTCGATCCCGGCTACGACCAGCCACCGACAACGCCGGCACGCTCGGGTGGTCCCGGCTCCGAAGTACCGTGGTCGCGCCTCGGTCGCCAGGGCCGGCGATTCATCACCGATGCCCCAACACGCGACGACATCGCGACCGTCATGGGGACATCTGCCGTTGCAGAACCCGTGCGGGTGTTCGTCGGGTACGACGCGGCTCGTTCCGCCGAAGCACGGGTCGCGCTCGCCATGGCCGAGCTCAAACGCACCGGAGCATTCGATCGAGAGGTGCTGATCGTTTCATGCCCCGCGGGAACGGGCTATGTGAACACCCTCCCGATGGAGGTCGCGGACTACGCCCTCCTCGGCAACTGTGCCGCGGTCGCCGTCCAATACGCCCGGCTCCCATCGCTGATGGCGCTCCAGCACACCCGTTCGGGCGCGAACCACCATCGGTTGCTGCTCGCAGCGATCCGGGACCATCTCGATCTCGTACCCACCGAGGACCGCCCGCGCCTCGTCGTGTACGGTGAGAGCCTCGGGGCGTGGGCGGGCCAGGACGCCTTCATCGGCGGTGATGTGATCTCCATACGCGCCTTCGGCGTTTCCGAGGCGCTCTGGGTCGGAACGCCCTACTACAGCAAGTGGCGTCACGAGGCGCTCTATGAGGGAAGGGCCCCCGAAGGGACGATCGAGCAGGTGAACGACATCGGTCAGCTCGATACCGATTCGCACGAACGAATCGTCACCCTCCTCACCCACTACAACGATCCGGTCGACCGGCTGAACGCCACAATGTTCTACCGCGAGCCCTCTTGGCTGATGGAGTCGCCGCGCAAACCCGGTATCTCTCCCCGCCAGCGATGGCGACCGATCATCACGGCATTCCAGTCGATCGTCGATGCGGCCAACGCAACCAACCCGACTCCGGGTGTCTTCCGATCGGTCGGCCACGACTATCGAGCTGATCTCCCTGCGGTGACGGTCGCCGCGTATCGACTTCCGGAACCGACACCCCAGCAGTGGGCCCGAATGCTCGCGAGGCTCCAGCGCGACGAACGAGCACGCGTCAATGCCATGCGCCTCGCGGAAAAGCCCCTCTTCGTGCTCAGCGACGAGGACCTCGGCCAGTAG
- the glnII gene encoding glutamine synthetase GlnII — MPYRAEYIWIDGQKPTAKLRSKTKVIPDGEELPIWGFDGSSTEQAPGSSSDCVLRPVKVVPDPIRRGNSVLALCEVLDTDMTPHESNTRARVVEAFAKYADQEPWFGMEQEYTFFKDGRPHGWPIGGFPAPQGGYYCGIGADEIWGREVVEAHTEACIAAGLAISGTNAEVMIGQWEFQIGPVDPVEVGDSIWLARWLLYRCAEDSNISATLDPKPVKGDWNGAGMHTNFSTKAMRESYDAVVAACEALGDKAQDHVRFYGAGIEDRLTGLHETAPWSEFSYGVSDRGASVRIPWQVEVDKKVYIEDRRPNANADPYLVAALMTETICEALA, encoded by the coding sequence ATGCCCTACCGAGCCGAGTACATCTGGATCGATGGTCAGAAGCCGACCGCGAAGTTGCGCTCCAAGACGAAGGTGATTCCCGACGGCGAGGAGCTCCCCATCTGGGGCTTCGACGGTTCGTCGACGGAGCAGGCCCCGGGGAGTTCCTCCGATTGTGTGCTTCGCCCGGTCAAAGTCGTACCTGATCCGATCCGGCGCGGCAACAGCGTGCTCGCCCTGTGCGAGGTGCTCGATACGGACATGACGCCGCACGAGTCGAATACGAGGGCAAGGGTCGTCGAGGCGTTTGCGAAGTACGCGGACCAGGAGCCATGGTTCGGCATGGAGCAGGAGTACACCTTCTTCAAGGACGGGCGACCCCACGGCTGGCCGATCGGTGGGTTTCCTGCGCCGCAAGGGGGCTACTACTGCGGCATCGGTGCCGACGAGATTTGGGGTCGTGAGGTGGTCGAGGCGCACACCGAGGCTTGTATCGCAGCGGGCCTCGCCATATCCGGCACGAACGCTGAGGTCATGATCGGACAGTGGGAGTTCCAGATCGGCCCGGTCGATCCCGTCGAGGTCGGGGACTCGATCTGGCTTGCCCGCTGGTTGCTGTACCGCTGCGCAGAGGACTCCAATATCTCGGCGACACTGGATCCGAAGCCCGTCAAAGGCGATTGGAACGGTGCGGGGATGCACACGAACTTCTCGACCAAGGCCATGCGTGAGAGCTACGACGCGGTCGTTGCGGCGTGTGAGGCGCTCGGGGACAAAGCACAGGACCATGTCAGGTTCTACGGAGCAGGCATCGAGGATCGTCTCACCGGCCTCCACGAAACGGCGCCGTGGTCGGAGTTCTCCTACGGTGTGTCGGACCGTGGCGCATCGGTACGCATCCCATGGCAGGTCGAGGTCGACAAGAAGGTCTATATCGAGGATCGTCGACCGAATGCGAACGCTGACCCGTATCTGGTTGCGGCGCTGATGACCGAGACGATCTGTGAGGCGCTCGCGTAG
- a CDS encoding glutamine synthetase family protein — protein sequence MGTETAGRGRQQEYVLSTVQKRGIRFIRLWFSDVQGFLKSFAITPAELELAFEEGVSFDGSSIDGFSRSHEADMLAKPDPTTFQILPWKSGEDAVARMFCDIVTPDGDPFPGDPRHVLRRNLERAAELGYSFYVAPEIEYFYFADSSPDPKVLDQGGYFDLTPLDVAQQYRRSTITMLEHLGIPVAFSHHEVSPSQHELDLRHTDALTMADNITTTRLAVKEIALEHGIHATFMPKPLEAFDGSGMHLHLSLFEGDVNAFHDASGEYGLSKVARGFIAGLLRHAAEITAVTNQWVNSYKRLVGGFDAPTWETWARNDQSALVRVPATRKGKIDATRIEFRSPDPACNPYLALSVILAAGLAGVANNYELPPAMGSEIRTMSDEERTTAGIRHIPRNLADAIKAMENSELVRDALGDHVFAWFLRNKKREWSRYEQHVSRYELEEYLPVL from the coding sequence ATGGGTACCGAAACAGCTGGTCGCGGCAGGCAACAGGAATATGTTCTCAGCACCGTTCAGAAGCGAGGCATTCGCTTCATCCGGCTCTGGTTCAGCGATGTCCAGGGGTTCCTGAAGTCCTTCGCGATCACCCCAGCGGAGCTTGAACTGGCTTTCGAGGAAGGAGTCTCGTTCGATGGTTCGTCCATCGACGGCTTCTCGCGGAGTCACGAGGCAGACATGCTCGCCAAACCCGACCCGACCACCTTTCAGATCCTCCCGTGGAAGTCCGGGGAGGATGCCGTTGCAAGGATGTTCTGTGACATCGTCACACCGGATGGCGATCCGTTCCCCGGTGACCCGCGCCATGTGTTGCGTCGTAACCTCGAGCGAGCGGCGGAGCTCGGCTATTCGTTCTATGTGGCACCCGAGATCGAGTACTTCTACTTCGCGGACAGCTCGCCAGACCCGAAGGTGCTCGACCAGGGTGGCTACTTCGACCTGACACCGCTCGATGTGGCCCAGCAGTACCGGAGATCTACGATCACGATGCTCGAGCATCTCGGCATCCCGGTGGCGTTCAGTCACCACGAGGTGTCGCCGTCCCAACACGAACTCGACCTCCGCCACACCGACGCGTTGACCATGGCGGACAACATCACAACGACTCGCCTCGCGGTCAAAGAGATCGCCCTCGAACACGGCATCCACGCGACCTTCATGCCGAAACCGCTCGAGGCGTTCGACGGATCGGGGATGCACCTGCATCTCTCCCTGTTCGAAGGGGATGTGAATGCCTTCCATGACGCAAGCGGCGAGTACGGGCTCTCGAAGGTCGCGCGAGGATTCATCGCGGGTCTGCTCCGCCACGCCGCCGAGATCACGGCAGTCACCAACCAGTGGGTCAACTCGTACAAGCGGCTCGTTGGGGGATTCGACGCTCCGACATGGGAGACATGGGCCCGAAACGACCAGAGTGCCCTCGTGCGGGTTCCCGCAACGAGGAAAGGGAAGATCGATGCCACGAGGATCGAGTTTCGATCACCGGATCCGGCATGCAACCCGTACCTCGCCCTTTCGGTGATTCTCGCCGCCGGTCTCGCCGGAGTCGCCAACAACTACGAGCTTCCGCCCGCGATGGGCTCCGAGATTCGCACGATGTCCGACGAGGAACGCACGACCGCGGGGATTCGCCACATCCCTCGCAACCTCGCTGATGCCATCAAAGCCATGGAGAACTCCGAGCTCGTGCGCGATGCGCTCGGAGATCATGTGTTCGCGTGGTTTCTCAGGAACAAGAAACGCGAATGGTCCCGCTACGAACAGCATGTCTCACGGTATGAGCTCGAGGAATACCTTCCGGTGCTGTGA
- a CDS encoding response regulator transcription factor: protein MMYLVVHPASPSSALTAALLAAGHHPVPVGGLDEAAAKEPEEGWGGAVVELGSDPSAGLTFAAKLRDETQLRVLVVVDRTFTTDLDGESEFDDFVLTPIDTTELRVRLSRLGVEVDHPEGEFVARFADLELNTATYQATIAGDPIDLTYMEYELLRFLVEHQHRVWSREQILSKVWGYDYFGGSRTVDVHVRRLRAKLGEERASWITTVRSVGYRFG from the coding sequence GTGATGTATCTCGTCGTTCATCCCGCATCGCCATCGAGCGCCCTCACGGCCGCGCTGCTTGCGGCGGGACATCATCCGGTTCCTGTTGGGGGCCTCGACGAGGCTGCGGCGAAAGAACCCGAGGAAGGCTGGGGTGGCGCGGTCGTTGAGTTGGGTTCGGATCCTTCGGCCGGTCTCACCTTTGCTGCGAAACTCCGAGATGAGACCCAACTCCGGGTCCTTGTCGTGGTCGACCGAACCTTCACCACCGACCTCGACGGCGAGTCCGAATTCGATGACTTCGTCCTCACGCCGATCGATACGACCGAATTGCGGGTAAGGCTTTCGAGGCTCGGTGTCGAAGTCGACCACCCGGAGGGTGAATTCGTAGCGCGGTTCGCAGACCTCGAGCTGAACACCGCCACCTATCAGGCGACGATCGCAGGGGATCCGATCGATCTCACCTATATGGAGTATGAGCTGCTGCGGTTCCTCGTCGAACACCAGCACCGTGTGTGGAGCCGCGAACAGATCCTGTCGAAGGTGTGGGGCTACGACTACTTCGGTGGTTCTCGGACCGTCGATGTCCATGTGCGTCGGCTCCGGGCCAAGCTCGGCGAGGAACGGGCGTCGTGGATCACCACGGTGCGCTCGGTCGGCTACCGCTTCGGCTGA
- a CDS encoding beta-propeller domain-containing protein, with protein sequence MARSLITAAAVLAIAASACTISESEATSPTVVGFPPSGSHAIFAAGAPVQAFDSCQDFLDHVKAAAIERVGPYGLDGDFGFPVPEIMFAAEDGAGRITADQAAPSQPFSTTNVQVLGVDEPDVVKTDGERIFVVATGRLYWIDVTTDHPHIAASIPLEGRGQQLFLSGDRLLVMTGAGGYGGPVFETDIAPDGYGYHSPRTVLVEVDVRAPDSMEAVRTLTFDGSIVSSRMTGGVVRLVSQSAPVGFEWSYPEGSGLRAERAATERNKKIIEASTIEQWVPWYVLENHIAGTTADGPLLDCDTVGYPDEFAGLSMLSVMSIDLDEPLTPHGGMGLLAQGDTVYASHDNLYVATAPWRWWPVDARDDDTPEVTTRIHQFDISDPRQARYVASGKVKGTLHSQFSLDEYDGVLRVVVTDNSPWWRGSGTPTTSVVTMRRTGERLNRIGAVGGLGKNEQVYSVRFIGDRGYVVTFRQVDPLYVIDLSNPRQPRVTGELKINGYSAYLHPIGDELILGVGQDATDEGRTTGTQISVFDVSDPANPIRMSRLTFDGAYSDAEWDHHAFLWWAPEDLAVIPMQRWGWDELAKSDRGFSGAVAVRATSQSVEAVGEITHRMGDSTCDACDEWSAPIMRSLVIGDTIYTVSQNGVMASDLTTLDEVAWLGF encoded by the coding sequence ATGGCACGCTCACTGATCACCGCAGCGGCGGTCCTCGCCATTGCCGCAAGCGCATGCACGATTTCCGAATCGGAAGCAACGAGCCCCACGGTCGTGGGGTTTCCGCCGTCGGGGAGCCATGCGATCTTCGCAGCGGGAGCGCCGGTACAGGCATTCGACTCGTGCCAGGACTTCCTCGACCATGTCAAAGCCGCAGCGATCGAACGGGTCGGCCCGTACGGGCTCGACGGCGACTTCGGGTTCCCCGTTCCTGAGATCATGTTCGCCGCCGAGGACGGCGCAGGCCGGATCACCGCAGATCAGGCCGCACCATCCCAGCCGTTCTCGACGACGAATGTGCAGGTCCTCGGTGTCGACGAGCCCGATGTGGTCAAGACCGACGGTGAGCGGATCTTCGTCGTGGCGACGGGTCGGCTGTATTGGATCGATGTCACGACCGACCACCCACACATCGCGGCTTCGATTCCCCTCGAAGGGCGGGGTCAACAGCTGTTCCTCTCCGGTGACCGACTCCTTGTCATGACGGGCGCCGGCGGGTATGGCGGCCCGGTCTTCGAGACCGATATCGCTCCGGACGGATACGGCTACCACAGCCCCCGCACCGTCCTCGTCGAGGTGGATGTGCGTGCCCCCGACTCCATGGAAGCGGTTCGCACCCTCACCTTCGACGGCTCCATCGTCTCGTCACGGATGACGGGCGGGGTGGTACGGCTCGTGTCCCAATCGGCCCCCGTCGGTTTCGAATGGTCGTATCCGGAGGGGTCCGGACTCAGGGCCGAGCGTGCTGCGACCGAACGCAACAAGAAGATCATTGAAGCTTCGACGATCGAGCAATGGGTCCCGTGGTATGTCCTCGAAAACCACATCGCAGGGACGACTGCGGATGGTCCGCTCCTCGACTGTGACACGGTCGGATATCCCGACGAGTTCGCGGGCCTGTCGATGCTGTCGGTGATGAGCATCGATCTCGACGAGCCGCTGACACCGCACGGGGGCATGGGGCTTCTCGCCCAAGGCGACACGGTGTATGCCTCCCACGACAATCTCTATGTGGCGACCGCGCCATGGCGCTGGTGGCCCGTTGACGCCCGCGATGACGACACGCCCGAGGTGACAACGAGAATCCACCAGTTCGACATCTCCGATCCCCGCCAAGCGCGGTATGTGGCGTCGGGCAAGGTGAAAGGAACCCTGCACTCGCAGTTCTCACTCGACGAATACGACGGTGTTCTCAGAGTCGTGGTCACCGACAACTCGCCGTGGTGGCGTGGCTCGGGAACCCCAACGACCTCCGTCGTGACCATGCGGCGAACCGGTGAACGCCTCAACCGCATCGGCGCAGTGGGCGGGCTCGGCAAGAACGAGCAGGTCTACTCGGTCCGTTTCATCGGCGACCGGGGATATGTCGTGACATTCCGGCAGGTGGATCCCCTATATGTCATCGACCTGTCGAATCCCCGCCAGCCACGGGTGACGGGTGAGCTCAAGATCAACGGCTACTCCGCCTACCTCCATCCCATCGGCGACGAACTGATCCTCGGTGTCGGCCAAGATGCCACCGACGAGGGACGCACGACCGGAACGCAGATCTCGGTCTTCGATGTTTCGGACCCTGCGAACCCGATCCGCATGTCGCGCCTCACCTTCGACGGCGCGTACTCGGATGCCGAATGGGACCACCATGCCTTCCTGTGGTGGGCCCCCGAAGACCTCGCCGTGATCCCGATGCAGCGTTGGGGCTGGGACGAGCTTGCGAAGTCCGACCGTGGGTTCTCCGGTGCGGTCGCCGTACGCGCGACGAGCCAATCCGTCGAGGCTGTCGGGGAGATCACCCACCGCATGGGTGATTCGACCTGTGACGCGTGCGATGAATGGAGTGCCCCGATCATGCGATCACTCGTGATCGGCGACACCATCTACACCGTCTCACAGAACGGCGTCATGGCTTCGGATCTCACAACCCTCGACGAGGTCGCCTGGCTTGGATTCTGA